The Nitrogeniibacter aestuarii genome has a window encoding:
- a CDS encoding NapC/NirT family cytochrome c: MSDQNKKGLWGRMRGAGLGLIALVFVAGILFWGAFNTAMEWTNREEFCISCHEMKENVYKEYRNTIHYSNRSGVRATCPDCHVPKEWTHKIIRKIQASNEVWHKLLGTIDTPEKFNAKRLELAQHEWERMRKTDSRECRNCHNYQYFDYSIQGRRSTRMHQEGFENGKTCIDCHKGIAHQLPAVDQEIGADKGGAAPEVFHPDAKPAEQQ, from the coding sequence ATGAGTGACCAAAACAAGAAAGGCCTGTGGGGCCGAATGCGCGGCGCCGGACTCGGCCTGATCGCCCTCGTCTTTGTGGCCGGTATCCTGTTCTGGGGGGCCTTCAACACCGCCATGGAATGGACCAACCGGGAAGAGTTCTGCATCTCGTGCCACGAGATGAAGGAGAACGTCTACAAGGAATACCGGAACACCATCCACTATTCCAACCGCAGCGGCGTGCGCGCCACCTGCCCCGACTGCCATGTGCCCAAGGAGTGGACGCACAAGATCATCCGCAAGATCCAGGCATCCAACGAGGTGTGGCACAAGCTGTTGGGCACCATCGACACGCCCGAGAAGTTCAACGCCAAGCGGCTCGAACTGGCGCAGCATGAGTGGGAGCGCATGCGCAAGACCGACTCGCGCGAGTGCCGCAATTGCCATAACTACCAGTACTTCGACTACTCCATCCAGGGCCGGCGCTCCACGCGCATGCACCAGGAGGGGTTCGAGAACGGCAAGACCTGCATCGATTGCCACAAGGGCATTGCGCACCAGTTGCCCGCTGTCGATCAGGAGATCGGCGCCGACAAGGGCGGTGCAGCGCCTGAAGTGTTCCATCCGGACGCCAAGCCGGCGGAGCAGCAGTAA
- the ccmA gene encoding cytochrome c biogenesis heme-transporting ATPase CcmA — protein sequence MLEVTELACLRGDRLLFADVNLTVSPGELVRIGGPNGVGKTSLLRLLCGLSMPEHGHVSWKGERIDRARDAFHRDMLYLGHSAALNDLLTPIENLRFAAATHGRAADEAACDAALDRIGLSLQRDLPAKVLSQGQRRRVGLSRLYLSEEVPLWVLDEPFVALDVGAVKDLAEWLDTHCAQGGMVVMTTHQDVPFKTPLRVFDLAEAAC from the coding sequence ATGCTGGAAGTGACCGAACTCGCCTGTCTGCGCGGCGACCGTCTTCTCTTCGCCGACGTGAACCTCACCGTGAGTCCGGGTGAGCTCGTGCGCATTGGCGGTCCGAACGGGGTGGGCAAGACGAGCCTGCTGCGACTGCTGTGCGGTCTGTCCATGCCCGAACATGGCCATGTGAGCTGGAAGGGCGAGCGCATCGATCGCGCGCGCGATGCCTTCCACCGCGACATGCTCTATCTGGGCCATTCGGCGGCCCTCAACGATTTGCTTACCCCCATCGAAAACCTGCGCTTCGCGGCGGCCACCCACGGTCGCGCGGCTGATGAAGCGGCCTGCGATGCGGCGCTTGATCGAATCGGTCTGAGCCTCCAGCGTGATCTACCGGCCAAGGTGCTCTCCCAGGGGCAACGCCGGCGCGTGGGTCTGTCCCGGCTGTATCTGTCCGAAGAGGTGCCCTTGTGGGTGCTGGACGAACCCTTCGTCGCGCTTGACGTGGGTGCGGTCAAGGATCTGGCCGAGTGGCTCGATACCCATTGCGCACAGGGTGGGATGGTGGTAATGACCACCCATCAGGACGTGCCTTTCAAAACGCCGCTGCGGGTCTTCGATCTGGCGGAGGCCGCATGCTGA
- the ccmE gene encoding cytochrome c maturation protein CcmE, with amino-acid sequence MKARQKRLMLVVAGVALLGGAVALVLSAFQQNLVFFHTPTEVAAGEVPQGRTFRIGGMVEEGSIKRDADGVTVRFAITDTAKTVPVAYKGPLPDLFKEGKGAVAQGAIGADGTFMASEVLAKHDENYMPPEAQDAIDQAHKTATTVAQ; translated from the coding sequence ATGAAAGCCAGACAGAAACGGCTGATGCTGGTGGTGGCCGGGGTGGCACTGCTCGGGGGCGCTGTCGCCCTGGTGCTCTCCGCCTTCCAGCAGAATCTGGTGTTCTTCCACACCCCCACCGAAGTGGCTGCGGGTGAAGTGCCGCAGGGCCGCACCTTCCGCATCGGCGGCATGGTCGAGGAAGGTTCGATCAAGCGCGATGCCGATGGCGTGACCGTCCGCTTCGCCATCACCGACACGGCCAAGACCGTGCCGGTCGCCTACAAGGGGCCGCTGCCCGACCTGTTCAAGGAAGGCAAGGGCGCCGTGGCGCAAGGGGCGATCGGTGCCGATGGCACCTTCATGGCCTCCGAAGTGCTCGCCAAACATGACGAGAACTACATGCCGCCGGAGGCGCAGGACGCCATCGACCAGGCCCACAAGACAGCAACGACGGTGGCCCAATGA
- a CDS encoding heme lyase CcmF/NrfE family subunit — translation MIPELGHFALILAFVIALVQGVVPLIGASRNRAAMIAVARPAAQGQFVFMAMAFAALTWAFVHNDFSVQYVAQHSNTNLPLHYRITGVWGSHEGSLLLWGLILALWTVAVSVFSRTLPDIFVARVLGVLGLVSAGFLSFIIFTSNPFERLLPGALEGQDLNPLLQDPGMIIHPPLLYMGYVGFSVAFAFAIAALISGRLDAAWARWSRPWTTVAWVFLTLGIAVGSGWAYYELGWGGWWFWDPVENASFMPWLVGTALIHSLAVTEKRGAFRSWTVLLAIAAFSLSLLGTFLVRSGVLTSVHAFATDPRRGMYILGLLVLVIGVSLMLFAWRAPKLAGGGKFSLVSRESLLLMNNVLLSVVAASVLLGTLYPLFLDALGLGKISVGPPYFEAVFLPLMVPVILLMVIGPFLRWKGHDVALIARKLAPWLVGSVAIGVLASWAAGHITWRMVLGLAMAAWVIMASLLLLADRLGERPGAGLGARLSAIPRGWWGMFSAHIGIGVFIIGVAMVNGTNTNVDVKMQVGDVAQLAGYDFELMSITDAPGPNFEASRGELKVTRDGKPVATLTPEKRVYTARGMPMTEASLDIGLFGDLYASMGEQIDDTTWIVRLYHKPFISWIWVGCALMALGGGIAAADRRYRKLASRTVPDAGARQAA, via the coding sequence ATGATTCCCGAACTCGGTCACTTCGCCCTCATTCTCGCCTTCGTCATTGCGCTGGTTCAGGGCGTCGTGCCCCTGATCGGCGCCAGTCGCAACCGCGCGGCCATGATTGCCGTGGCGCGCCCCGCCGCCCAGGGCCAGTTCGTGTTCATGGCCATGGCCTTTGCGGCCCTCACCTGGGCCTTCGTGCACAACGACTTCTCGGTCCAGTACGTGGCCCAGCACTCGAACACCAACCTGCCGCTGCACTACCGCATCACCGGGGTGTGGGGCAGCCATGAGGGATCGCTGCTGCTGTGGGGGCTGATTCTCGCCCTGTGGACCGTGGCGGTTTCGGTGTTTTCCCGCACCCTGCCCGACATCTTCGTCGCCCGCGTGCTGGGCGTGCTCGGCTTGGTGAGTGCCGGTTTCCTGTCCTTCATCATCTTCACCTCCAACCCGTTCGAGCGCCTGCTGCCGGGCGCACTGGAGGGCCAGGATCTGAACCCGCTGCTGCAGGATCCGGGCATGATCATTCACCCGCCGTTGCTCTACATGGGCTACGTCGGTTTCTCGGTGGCCTTTGCCTTCGCCATTGCCGCGCTGATTTCGGGGCGCCTCGATGCGGCCTGGGCGCGCTGGTCGCGGCCATGGACCACGGTGGCGTGGGTTTTCCTCACCCTCGGGATCGCGGTCGGCTCCGGCTGGGCCTACTACGAACTGGGCTGGGGCGGCTGGTGGTTCTGGGATCCGGTTGAAAACGCCTCGTTCATGCCGTGGCTGGTCGGAACCGCGCTGATTCACTCGCTGGCCGTGACCGAAAAGCGCGGCGCCTTCCGCAGCTGGACGGTGTTGCTGGCCATCGCGGCCTTCTCCCTGTCGCTGCTCGGCACCTTCCTGGTCCGCTCCGGCGTGCTCACCTCGGTGCACGCCTTCGCCACCGACCCGCGCCGCGGCATGTACATTCTCGGCCTGCTGGTGCTCGTGATCGGCGTCTCGCTGATGCTCTTCGCCTGGCGCGCGCCGAAGCTGGCCGGCGGCGGCAAGTTCTCGCTGGTCTCGCGCGAATCCCTGCTGCTGATGAACAACGTGCTGCTCTCGGTGGTCGCCGCTTCGGTGCTGCTCGGGACGCTGTATCCGCTGTTCCTCGATGCGCTCGGGCTGGGCAAGATCTCGGTCGGCCCACCGTATTTCGAAGCCGTGTTCCTGCCGCTGATGGTGCCGGTCATCCTGCTCATGGTGATCGGTCCGTTCCTGCGCTGGAAAGGCCATGACGTGGCGCTGATCGCACGCAAGCTGGCCCCCTGGCTGGTCGGCTCGGTGGCGATCGGCGTGCTCGCCAGCTGGGCGGCCGGGCACATCACCTGGCGCATGGTGCTGGGCCTGGCAATGGCGGCCTGGGTGATCATGGCCAGCCTGCTGCTGCTGGCCGACCGTCTCGGTGAGCGCCCCGGTGCCGGTTTGGGCGCGCGCCTGTCGGCCATTCCCCGTGGCTGGTGGGGCATGTTCTCCGCGCACATCGGCATTGGCGTGTTCATCATTGGCGTGGCCATGGTCAACGGCACCAACACCAACGTGGACGTGAAGATGCAGGTCGGTGACGTGGCCCAACTGGCCGGCTACGACTTCGAGCTCATGTCGATCACCGATGCGCCGGGGCCGAACTTCGAAGCCTCGCGTGGCGAACTCAAGGTGACCCGGGATGGCAAGCCGGTGGCGACACTGACGCCCGAAAAGCGGGTCTATACCGCGCGCGGCATGCCCATGACCGAGGCGTCGCTCGATATCGGCCTGTTCGGCGATCTCTATGCCTCCATGGGCGAGCAGATCGACGACACCACCTGGATCGTGCGTCTCTATCACAAACCCTTCATCAGCTGGATCTGGGTCGGCTGTGCCCTGATGGCCCTGGGTGGCGGCATTGCCGCGGCTGACCGTCGATACCGCAAGCTGGCCTCAAGGACCGTGCCGGATGCCGGTGCGCGCCAGGCTGCATGA
- a CDS encoding DsbE family thiol:disulfide interchange protein, translated as MKAKFLVPLFIFLGLVVFLGLGLGLNPRDVPSPLIDKPAPQFKLSRLDDPTTEFGLADMQGKVWLLNVWASWCVACRQEHPVLVEFSKHSSVPIVGLNYKEVKGDGLIDQRKITDDMELPMAVNRANEWLTEHGDPYAVSILDLDGRVGIDFGVYGVPETFLIDKKGVIRYKHTGPITPQSLKEDILPRVAQLEAGA; from the coding sequence ATGAAAGCGAAGTTTCTCGTTCCCCTGTTCATCTTTCTCGGGCTGGTGGTTTTCCTTGGCCTGGGCCTGGGCCTCAACCCCCGTGACGTGCCCTCGCCGCTGATTGATAAACCGGCACCCCAGTTCAAGCTCTCGCGCCTGGATGACCCGACCACCGAGTTCGGTCTGGCCGACATGCAAGGCAAGGTCTGGTTGCTCAATGTCTGGGCGTCCTGGTGTGTGGCCTGTCGTCAGGAGCACCCGGTGCTGGTCGAATTTTCCAAGCACAGCTCGGTGCCCATCGTCGGCCTGAACTACAAGGAAGTGAAGGGCGATGGTCTGATCGACCAGCGCAAGATCACCGACGACATGGAACTGCCCATGGCGGTCAATCGGGCCAACGAATGGCTTACCGAACACGGTGATCCGTACGCGGTGTCGATTCTCGATCTGGACGGTCGCGTGGGCATCGACTTTGGTGTTTATGGCGTGCCTGAAACCTTCCTGATCGACAAGAAAGGGGTGATTCGCTACAAGCACACCGGCCCGATCACGCCGCAGTCGCTCAAGGAAGACATCCTGCCGCGCGTGGCGCAACTGGAGGCCGGGGCATGA
- the ccmC gene encoding heme ABC transporter permease CcmC, with the protein MDTPQRFHLFRYAAPNMFYPLAGKLAPWFLAVAVVLTVVGLYMGFFVAPTDAVQGEVYRVIFIHVPAAWMSMFVYLVMAFWSAVGIVFNTRLSSMMAQALAPTGAMFCFVALWTGALWGRPTWGAYWVWDARLTSQLLLLFLYFGFIALTRAIEDPRRADKAGGILALVGAVNVPVIYFSVKWWNTLHQGASVSLTKAPSMATTMLWSMLIMALAAWAYTIAVTLWRVRSLILERERHTDWVGEVLDAEEARA; encoded by the coding sequence ATGGATACCCCGCAACGCTTCCACCTGTTTCGCTACGCGGCCCCCAACATGTTCTACCCGTTGGCAGGCAAGCTGGCCCCCTGGTTCCTGGCAGTGGCGGTCGTGCTCACGGTCGTCGGCCTGTACATGGGGTTCTTCGTGGCACCGACCGATGCCGTTCAGGGCGAGGTGTACCGGGTGATCTTCATCCATGTGCCCGCAGCCTGGATGTCCATGTTCGTGTATCTGGTGATGGCCTTCTGGTCGGCAGTGGGGATTGTGTTCAACACCCGCCTGTCGTCCATGATGGCGCAGGCACTGGCGCCCACCGGCGCCATGTTCTGTTTTGTCGCGCTGTGGACGGGTGCCCTGTGGGGGCGGCCCACCTGGGGTGCCTATTGGGTCTGGGATGCACGCCTGACCTCGCAGCTGCTGCTGCTCTTCCTCTATTTCGGTTTCATCGCGCTCACGCGGGCCATCGAGGATCCGCGCCGGGCCGACAAGGCCGGGGGGATTCTGGCGCTGGTGGGCGCGGTGAACGTGCCGGTCATCTATTTCTCGGTGAAGTGGTGGAACACCTTGCATCAGGGAGCTTCGGTCAGCCTGACCAAGGCCCCCTCCATGGCCACCACCATGCTGTGGAGCATGCTCATCATGGCGCTGGCCGCCTGGGCTTACACGATCGCGGTCACCCTGTGGCGTGTGCGATCCCTGATTCTCGAGCGCGAACGCCATACCGACTGGGTGGGCGAGGTGCTCGATGCCGAGGAGGCCCGGGCATGA
- the napG gene encoding ferredoxin-type protein NapG: protein MSSQNTVTPSDKALQARRRFLREMAGAAGGACMLALGVGMVGREASAKPAMAIRPPGALAEPDFLSACVRCGLCVRDCPYDTLKLSELGDNVAVGTPYFTARDIPCEMCEDIPCVKACPTGALDRELTDIGEARMGLAVLIDHETCLNFLGLRCDVCYRVCPVIDQAITLELVHNPRSDRHAMLLPTVHSDACTGCGKCEKSCVLPESAIRVLPHKLAQGQSAEHYRKGWAEKEKAGGSLIGEQEQLPMRGLEDREYGDTRVTPDYQPAKPGGLDSGWKP, encoded by the coding sequence ATGAGCTCCCAGAACACAGTCACTCCCAGCGACAAGGCGCTTCAGGCGCGTCGCCGTTTCCTGCGGGAAATGGCCGGCGCGGCCGGTGGCGCGTGCATGCTTGCGCTCGGCGTGGGTATGGTCGGGCGCGAGGCCAGCGCCAAGCCGGCCATGGCCATTCGTCCGCCGGGTGCCCTGGCGGAGCCGGATTTTCTGTCTGCCTGTGTGCGTTGCGGCCTGTGCGTGCGCGATTGCCCGTACGACACGCTCAAGCTCTCCGAGCTGGGGGACAACGTGGCGGTGGGTACGCCGTATTTCACCGCCCGCGACATCCCCTGCGAGATGTGCGAGGACATCCCCTGTGTGAAAGCCTGTCCGACCGGGGCGCTCGATCGCGAGCTGACCGACATCGGCGAGGCGCGCATGGGGCTGGCGGTGCTCATCGATCACGAAACCTGCCTGAACTTCCTCGGCTTGCGTTGCGACGTGTGCTACCGGGTGTGCCCGGTCATCGACCAGGCCATCACGCTGGAACTGGTGCACAACCCGCGCTCCGACCGGCACGCCATGTTGCTGCCGACCGTGCATTCGGACGCCTGTACCGGCTGCGGCAAGTGCGAGAAATCCTGCGTGCTGCCCGAGTCGGCCATCCGCGTGCTGCCGCACAAGCTCGCGCAGGGTCAGTCGGCCGAGCATTACCGCAAGGGCTGGGCGGAGAAGGAGAAGGCGGGCGGATCGCTCATCGGCGAGCAGGAGCAGTTGCCCATGCGCGGCCTGGAAGATCGCGAATATGGTGATACCCGCGTGACGCCGGATTATCAGCCCGCCAAGCCCGGCGGCCTCGACTCGGGGTGGAAGCCATGA
- a CDS encoding nitrate reductase cytochrome c-type subunit has product MNNKTRHFFMAALAALTLGATVGVQAAEAVKSIRGTDVDSEAQQPGKYVVEKDHAPSAREYVQQPPLIPHKIDGYSITTNFNKCMDCHSWTRYRETGATKVSITHFKDRDGKELSNISPRRYFCNQCHVPQTDAKPLVENTFKKAEGLR; this is encoded by the coding sequence ATGAATAACAAGACCCGTCATTTCTTTATGGCTGCCCTGGCAGCCCTGACTCTGGGCGCCACCGTTGGCGTACAGGCCGCCGAGGCCGTGAAGTCCATTCGCGGTACGGATGTGGATTCCGAGGCACAGCAGCCGGGCAAGTATGTGGTCGAAAAGGACCACGCACCCTCGGCCCGCGAATACGTGCAGCAACCGCCGCTGATTCCGCACAAGATCGATGGCTATTCCATCACCACCAACTTCAACAAGTGCATGGACTGCCACTCGTGGACGCGCTATCGCGAGACCGGCGCCACCAAGGTGAGCATCACCCACTTCAAGGACCGAGACGGCAAGGAGCTGTCCAACATTTCGCCGCGTCGCTACTTCTGCAACCAGTGCCACGTGCCGCAGACCGACGCCAAGCCGCTGGTGGAGAACACCTTCAAGAAAGCCGAAGGCCTGCGCTGA
- the ccmB gene encoding heme exporter protein CcmB translates to MLSVFLEVLRRDLLLAWRNRADVLVTLAFFTIVACLFPFGVGAEPNLLRQIAPGVLWVAALLATLLSLHRIFGQDHADGVLEQLLLSPEPAVLWVLAKLFAHWLSTAVPLIIAAPLLALLFDMEQSATGVLILSLALGTPILSLLGGVGAALTLGLRGGGMLLALLVLPLFVPILIFGAGAVDAHLSGIGASAHLLLLGGGSLAALALTPWACAAALRIAVE, encoded by the coding sequence ATGCTGAGTGTCTTCCTTGAAGTGCTGCGCCGCGACCTGCTGCTGGCCTGGCGCAACCGGGCCGATGTGCTGGTGACCCTGGCCTTCTTCACCATCGTGGCCTGCCTGTTTCCGTTCGGCGTGGGTGCCGAGCCCAACCTGCTGCGCCAGATTGCGCCGGGGGTGCTATGGGTGGCTGCCTTGCTGGCCACGCTGCTCTCGCTGCATCGCATTTTCGGTCAGGATCATGCCGACGGTGTGCTTGAGCAGCTGCTGCTCTCGCCCGAGCCCGCCGTGCTGTGGGTGCTGGCCAAGCTCTTCGCCCACTGGCTGAGTACCGCGGTGCCGTTGATCATCGCCGCGCCCTTGCTGGCACTGCTGTTTGATATGGAGCAAAGCGCCACCGGGGTGCTGATCCTATCCTTGGCGCTCGGAACCCCCATCCTCTCTTTGCTGGGTGGCGTGGGTGCGGCACTGACGCTGGGCTTGCGCGGCGGGGGAATGTTACTGGCGCTGCTGGTGTTACCCCTGTTTGTACCGATCCTGATTTTCGGTGCCGGCGCCGTAGATGCCCATCTGTCGGGCATCGGCGCGTCAGCGCACCTGTTGTTGCTCGGCGGCGGTTCGCTTGCCGCACTGGCGTTGACTCCGTGGGCGTGTGCGGCCGCATTGCGAATCGCGGTAGAGTAG
- the ccmD gene encoding heme exporter protein CcmD has protein sequence MNWGSAAEFWAMGGKAFFVWGSYGVTFALILLELVLVLGRRKQVIHRLQKLRRAAKATAARKETRQ, from the coding sequence ATGAACTGGGGATCCGCTGCCGAATTCTGGGCCATGGGGGGCAAGGCGTTTTTCGTCTGGGGATCCTATGGCGTCACCTTCGCCTTGATTTTGTTGGAACTTGTGCTGGTGTTAGGGCGTCGGAAGCAGGTGATTCATCGACTACAGAAGTTGCGTCGGGCCGCCAAGGCAACGGCAGCACGCAAGGAGACTCGACAATGA
- the napH gene encoding quinol dehydrogenase ferredoxin subunit NapH → MNTAATTNNVATERSAKRSRASTQPGAEAVRVKGRLRANKWLLLRRISQFGILALFLVGPWFGWWIVKGNLSSSLTLGVLPLTDPYLLLQSFSAGQLPYQEALLGGGIVLAFYLLFGGRLFCSWVCPVNLVTDAAAWLRRRLNIKGGKTPSAYTRYWLLAFTLGASALTGSLAWEWVNPVSMLHRGLIFGFGLAWGVVLAVFLYDLLFASRGWCGHVCPVGAFYGLLGSGALIRVTADKRRACDDCMDCFNVCPEPQVIRPALKAVGQDHPLILDKDCTSCGRCIDVCGKDVFRLTTRFDRSES, encoded by the coding sequence ATGAACACGGCGGCCACCACGAACAACGTCGCCACCGAGCGCAGCGCAAAGCGCTCGCGCGCCAGCACCCAGCCGGGTGCTGAGGCCGTGCGCGTGAAGGGTCGCCTGCGCGCCAATAAATGGTTGTTGCTGCGCCGGATCAGCCAGTTCGGCATTCTGGCGCTGTTTCTGGTCGGCCCCTGGTTCGGCTGGTGGATCGTCAAGGGCAACCTCAGTTCCAGCCTCACGCTGGGCGTGCTGCCGCTGACCGATCCGTACCTGTTGCTGCAGTCCTTCTCTGCAGGGCAGTTGCCCTACCAGGAAGCCTTGCTGGGCGGCGGCATCGTGCTGGCGTTCTACCTGCTGTTCGGCGGGCGGCTGTTCTGCTCGTGGGTCTGCCCGGTGAATCTGGTGACCGACGCGGCCGCCTGGCTGCGCCGACGCCTGAACATCAAGGGCGGCAAGACGCCCAGTGCCTACACCCGCTACTGGCTGCTGGCGTTCACCCTGGGGGCTTCGGCCCTGACCGGCTCGCTGGCCTGGGAGTGGGTCAATCCGGTGTCCATGCTGCACCGGGGGCTGATTTTCGGCTTCGGTCTGGCCTGGGGCGTGGTGCTGGCCGTGTTTCTGTACGACCTGCTGTTCGCCAGCCGCGGCTGGTGTGGCCATGTGTGCCCGGTGGGCGCGTTCTACGGGCTGCTGGGCAGCGGCGCCTTGATCCGCGTCACGGCGGACAAGCGGCGTGCCTGCGACGATTGCATGGACTGTTTCAACGTCTGTCCGGAGCCTCAGGTGATCCGGCCGGCGCTCAAGGCGGTGGGGCAGGACCACCCCCTGATTCTCGACAAGGATTGCACCAGCTGCGGACGTTGCATCGACGTGTGCGGCAAGGATGTATTCAGATTGACCACCCGATTCGACAGGAGCGAGTCATGA
- a CDS encoding cytochrome c-type biogenesis protein, whose product MRSTMCRLILAASLGLTVLGVHAREAEPVVADPALESRVLKLSEKLRCLVCQNQSIAESQADLALDLRDQVREQLSAGKSEDDVVDYMVARYGDFVLYEPPMKLSTILLWAGPATLAVLGIVFLMLRLARRNKAESVHLDERQRARAQALLKGDGTPEADA is encoded by the coding sequence ATGAGATCAACGATGTGCCGCCTGATCCTGGCGGCCAGCCTGGGGCTGACCGTGCTGGGCGTCCACGCCCGCGAGGCCGAGCCGGTGGTCGCCGATCCGGCGCTCGAGTCCCGGGTCCTGAAGCTCTCCGAAAAACTGCGCTGCCTGGTCTGTCAGAACCAGTCCATCGCCGAATCCCAGGCTGACCTGGCACTCGATCTGCGTGATCAGGTGCGTGAGCAGCTGAGCGCCGGCAAGAGTGAAGACGATGTGGTTGATTACATGGTCGCCCGCTACGGTGACTTCGTCCTCTACGAGCCGCCCATGAAGCTCAGCACCATCCTGTTGTGGGCCGGCCCGGCGACACTGGCGGTGCTCGGCATCGTGTTCCTGATGCTGCGCCTGGCGCGCCGGAACAAGGCCGAGAGCGTTCATCTGGACGAAAGACAGCGGGCACGGGCGCAAGCGCTGCTCAAAGGCGATGGCACACCGGAGGCCGACGCATGA